In Zea mays cultivar B73 chromosome 7, Zm-B73-REFERENCE-NAM-5.0, whole genome shotgun sequence, the following proteins share a genomic window:
- the LOC103633699 gene encoding rop guanine nucleotide exchange factor 7-like: MAFHHRDEKWWLPVHRVPPGGLHNKTRKQLQHKRDCANQILKAAMAINSNTLAEMEVPEPYLDSLPKNGRSTLGDIIYHYITSDQFSPECLLDCLDLSTEYQALEVTNRVEASVYVWRRRVAAKPVNGLGRSSSARSSWGMVKDMMVDSEKRELLLAEQSEGLLICLKQRFSRLTQTSLDMSKIQYNKDVGKSILEGYSRVLESLASNIVTRIDDLLNIDELNGHAEHFAATGR; this comes from the exons ATGGCTTTCCACCACCGTGATGAGAAGTGGTGGCTCCCGGTGCATCGTGTGCCTCCCGGTGGCCTTCACAACAAAACAAGGAAGCAGCTCCAACACAAGCGTGATTGTGCAAACCAAATCCTGAAGGCTGCCATGGCCATCAACAGCAATACTTTAGCAGAGATGGAGGTCCCTGAACCTTATCTTGACTCCCTTCCAAAG AATGGACGGTCAACCTTAGGTGATATCATATACCACTACATAACCTCTGATCAGTTCTCCCCTGAGTGCCTTCTTGATTGCCTGGATTTGTCCACGGAGTACCAGGCCCTGGAAGTCACAAACCGTGTTGAGGCGTCAGTGTATGTGTGGCGCCGGAGGGTTGCTGCCAAACCAGTAAATGGATTGGGCCGAAGCAGCAGTGCTAGATCATCGTGGGGCATGGTAAAGGACATGATGGTAGACTCAGAGAAGAGAGAGCTGCTGCTAGCTGAACAATCAGAGGGCCTGCTAATATGCTTGAAGCAAAGGTTTTCTAGATTGACACAGACAAGCCTGGACATGagcaaaattcagtacaacaag GATGTGGGCAAATCAATCCTCGAGGGCTATTCGAGGGTGTTAGAAAGTTTGGCTTCAAACATCGTCACCCGCATCGACGATCTGCTGAACATCGACGAGCTGAACGGACACGCTGAACATTTCGCAGCAACAGGTCGTTGA
- the LOC103633700 gene encoding heme oxygenase 1, chloroplastic, whose translation LVVCVSDAEFRNTGLERSEALKNDLEWFRQQGHTIPKPSAPGTTYASLLEDLSEEDPQAFICHFYNVYFAHTAGGRMIGKKVSEKILNNKELEFYKWEGNLSQLLQNVHNKLNQVASNWSREEKDHCLEETEKSFSYSGGPFRHIFT comes from the exons TTAGTGGTGTGTGTTTCAGATGCAGAGTTTCGGAATACTGGGCTGGAGAGATCAGAGGCGCTGAAAAATGATCTGGAATGGTTCAGGCAACAGGGCCACACAATTCCAAAACCATCGGCCCCTGGCACCACATACGCTTCTCTACTGGAAGATCTGTCTGAGGAGGACCCCCAGGCCTTTATCTGCCATTTCTATAACGTGTACTTTGCTCATACTGCTGGAGGCCGAATGATTGGCAAAAAG GTTTCCGAGAAGATTCTGAACAACAAAGAGCTGGAGTTCTACAAGTGGGAGGGCAATCTCTCCCAGCTGCTGCAGAACGTCCACAACAAGCTTAACCAAGTCGCTTCG AACTGGTCTCGGGAGGAGAAGGACCACTGCCTGGAGGAGACGGAGAAGTCGTTCTCTTACTCAGGAGGCCCCTTCCGCCATATATTCACCTGA